A genomic segment from Chitinophaga flava encodes:
- a CDS encoding response regulator transcription factor — MKEATKASILLVEDEENLQEALKLNLELEGYEVTAVDNGTAALKAVKNEYFDLIILDIMLPEMDGIAVCENIRIQNNEVPILFLSAKNSSADRVLGLKKGGDDYMTKPFNLEELLLRVEKLIVKNKKIQDKDSVPNVYRFGNNTIDFAAQECVGKDGKHYELSKKEAMLLKLLIENKGEVVTREKILQVVWGYNVYPTTRTIDNFILNFRKYFEEDSRNSKYFHSVRGVGYKFTEA; from the coding sequence ATGAAGGAAGCGACTAAAGCATCCATACTGCTGGTGGAGGATGAAGAAAATCTCCAGGAAGCGCTGAAGCTCAACCTGGAACTGGAAGGATATGAAGTAACCGCCGTAGACAATGGTACCGCTGCCCTGAAAGCAGTAAAGAATGAATATTTTGACCTCATCATACTGGACATCATGTTGCCCGAAATGGATGGTATCGCTGTATGCGAAAACATCCGCATCCAGAACAATGAAGTACCTATCCTGTTCCTGAGCGCCAAAAACAGCAGCGCCGACCGCGTACTCGGCCTCAAAAAAGGTGGTGATGACTACATGACCAAACCTTTTAACCTGGAAGAGCTGCTGCTACGTGTGGAAAAGCTCATCGTCAAAAACAAAAAAATACAGGATAAAGACAGCGTCCCCAATGTATACCGGTTCGGTAACAATACCATCGACTTCGCCGCTCAGGAATGTGTTGGCAAAGACGGTAAACATTATGAGCTGAGCAAGAAAGAAGCTATGCTGCTGAAACTGCTCATCGAAAACAAAGGCGAAGTAGTCACCCGTGAAAAAATATTACAGGTAGTTTGGGGCTATAACGTATACCCCACTACGAGAACGATCGACAACTTCATCCTCAACTTCCGTAAATACTTCGAGGAAGATAGCCGCAACTCCAAATACTTCCACTCTGTAAGAGGAGTTGGCTACAAGTTTACAGAAGCCTGA
- a CDS encoding sensor histidine kinase, protein MMRKFFNKMQEGKSVSFIYLLVLAYTIIALIWWGVLLFRQSEQISAFERQNLTLRIDSLAQPVEHQLEVQRIDKDAHMRSFKYIGEGSIFLGIILLGALFVYRAVWKYMKLSRQQQNFMMAVTHELKSPIAAAKLNLETIRRHKLNEEKQAKLIDNTIRETNRLDQLCNNILLAAQLETHNYKLFKEPLDFSALLEANIRELRNRIGTHVINADILPHVRMEGDKLMLQIILSNLVENAVKYAPRNSTITVRLFESEHHHLKLQVADEGPGVPEEERERIFLKFYRLGNENTRKAKGSGLGLFLTAKIVEQHDGTIRVKDNLPTGACFEITWPEYSVQTA, encoded by the coding sequence ATGATGAGAAAGTTTTTCAATAAAATGCAGGAAGGAAAATCTGTTTCCTTCATTTATCTGTTGGTATTAGCATATACGATTATCGCCCTTATCTGGTGGGGCGTGCTTCTGTTCCGGCAAAGCGAGCAGATCAGTGCCTTCGAAAGACAAAACCTTACCCTGCGCATCGATAGCCTGGCACAGCCGGTTGAACACCAGCTCGAGGTACAGCGGATTGACAAGGACGCTCATATGCGTTCTTTTAAATATATCGGGGAAGGATCTATTTTTTTAGGAATTATACTGCTCGGCGCGCTCTTTGTATATAGAGCTGTTTGGAAATATATGAAGCTCAGCAGACAGCAGCAGAATTTTATGATGGCCGTAACACATGAGCTGAAATCGCCCATCGCTGCCGCCAAACTGAATCTGGAAACGATCCGCAGACACAAGCTGAACGAGGAAAAGCAGGCCAAGCTGATTGATAATACCATCCGGGAAACCAATCGCCTGGACCAGCTCTGTAACAACATCCTGCTGGCAGCCCAGCTGGAAACACATAATTACAAGCTGTTTAAAGAACCGCTCGACTTCTCCGCCTTGCTGGAAGCCAATATCAGGGAACTGCGCAATCGTATCGGAACACATGTCATAAATGCAGACATTCTGCCACATGTGCGGATGGAAGGTGATAAACTGATGTTGCAGATTATCCTCAGCAATCTTGTAGAGAATGCAGTGAAATACGCTCCCCGTAACTCTACCATCACCGTTCGCCTGTTTGAGTCCGAACACCACCACCTGAAACTGCAGGTGGCCGATGAAGGACCCGGCGTACCGGAAGAAGAAAGAGAACGCATCTTCCTGAAGTTCTACCGGCTGGGCAACGAAAACACCAGAAAAGCAAAAGGCTCCGGGCTGGGACTCTTCCTCACGGCTAAGATCGTGGAACAACACGACGGTACCATCCGGGTAAAAGACAATTTGCCTACCGGCGCCTGCTTCGAAATAACCTGGCCGGAATATTCCGTGCAAACAGCGTAA
- a CDS encoding gliding motility lipoprotein GldH, giving the protein MKRLFQVTAGLLLLAAACKPLKMDVYEKNLEIPGHNWTYDYQPSFEVNILPEDTANLYDIYVNVRHTDAYPYSNIWLLVGTRYPNDSISKEQRVELPLADINGKWHGNGIDDIYEHRVLIQQKALFNKPGTYKFTFEQNMRQNPLPHVMNIGLRIEKAGKRP; this is encoded by the coding sequence ATGAAAAGACTATTTCAGGTAACAGCAGGCTTACTCTTACTGGCTGCGGCCTGCAAGCCGTTAAAAATGGATGTCTACGAGAAAAACCTGGAAATACCGGGTCATAACTGGACCTATGATTACCAACCCTCGTTTGAAGTAAATATCCTGCCGGAAGATACTGCCAACCTGTACGATATCTATGTGAATGTCAGGCATACCGATGCTTATCCTTACAGCAACATCTGGCTGTTGGTAGGTACCCGGTATCCAAACGATAGTATCTCTAAAGAACAAAGGGTAGAGCTGCCACTGGCAGATATCAATGGCAAATGGCATGGAAATGGGATCGATGATATTTATGAACACCGGGTTCTCATCCAGCAGAAAGCACTCTTCAATAAACCAGGCACCTATAAATTTACGTTCGAGCAAAACATGCGGCAAAACCCGCTCCCCCATGTGATGAATATAGGTCTGCGGATAGAGAAAGCCGGCAAACGGCCATGA
- a CDS encoding YicC/YloC family endoribonuclease — protein sequence MLKSMTGFGRAESTRGETSIVVEIKSLNGKQFEVNLKFSPLLKPYEFDIRSLMQQVLIRGTLDATINIRQNGATKPVVINTDLAKYYYQSITMLANQLELPQGDMLNVLMKLPEVVSPATEQLTEEEWKDVEDTLKEALTDLDMHRQDEGQMLEADLLQRITNIESYTEKVRALDPLRKDRIRQRLESLLAEYVGKENVDANRLEQELIFYLEKLDISEELARLENHLRYFREILKDEEVAKGKKLGFVLQEIGREINTTGSKANDAGIQQWVVLMKDELEKAKEQVLNVL from the coding sequence ATGCTGAAATCAATGACTGGCTTCGGAAGGGCGGAAAGCACCAGAGGCGAAACAAGTATAGTGGTTGAAATCAAATCGCTGAATGGAAAGCAGTTTGAAGTGAACCTGAAATTCTCGCCATTGCTGAAACCCTACGAATTTGACATCCGCTCGCTGATGCAACAGGTGCTGATACGCGGGACCCTGGATGCCACCATCAACATTCGTCAGAATGGTGCTACCAAACCGGTGGTTATCAATACCGACCTGGCGAAGTACTACTACCAGTCTATTACCATGCTGGCCAATCAGCTGGAGCTCCCACAGGGCGATATGCTGAATGTGCTGATGAAGCTTCCTGAAGTGGTGAGTCCCGCTACTGAGCAGCTGACGGAAGAAGAATGGAAAGATGTGGAAGACACCCTGAAGGAAGCGCTCACCGATCTGGACATGCACCGTCAGGATGAAGGCCAGATGCTGGAAGCTGATCTGTTACAGCGTATCACCAATATTGAAAGTTATACTGAAAAGGTGCGTGCACTGGACCCGTTGCGCAAAGACCGTATACGTCAACGTCTGGAGTCCCTGCTGGCCGAATATGTAGGCAAGGAAAATGTGGATGCCAACAGGCTGGAGCAGGAACTTATCTTCTATCTGGAAAAACTGGATATCTCTGAAGAACTGGCGCGTCTGGAAAACCATCTCCGCTATTTCCGCGAAATCCTGAAAGATGAAGAAGTTGCCAAAGGTAAAAAACTGGGCTTCGTACTGCAGGAAATCGGCCGCGAAATCAATACTACCGGTTCCAAAGCCAATGATGCCGGTATCCAGCAATGGGTAGTGCTGATGAAGGATGAACTGGAGAAAGCCAAAGAACAAGTATTAAACGTTTTATAG
- a CDS encoding pseudouridine synthase has product MSLIYYVIYKPYEVLTRFTPEGNKACLADYFKVPRDVYPVGRLDYDSEGLLLLTNDKSLNNKLLLPSHAHEREYWVQVDGAITNVAVRQLQEGVDITVDGKTYHTKPCFAEIFQEEPFLPPRNPPIRFRKSIPAPWVRMVLHEGKNRQVRKMTAAAGFPTLRLVRYRMEDITIEGMQPGDMKQLSRDTVYKKLRLKSS; this is encoded by the coding sequence GTGTCGTTAATTTATTATGTTATTTATAAGCCATATGAAGTTCTGACAAGGTTTACACCGGAAGGAAACAAGGCCTGCCTGGCGGATTACTTTAAAGTACCACGGGACGTGTATCCAGTAGGCCGTTTGGATTATGATAGTGAAGGTTTGTTATTGCTCACCAATGACAAGTCGTTGAATAACAAGCTACTGCTTCCCAGTCATGCACATGAAAGAGAATATTGGGTGCAGGTAGATGGAGCTATTACCAATGTGGCTGTCCGTCAGTTGCAGGAAGGGGTGGATATCACTGTAGATGGGAAAACCTATCATACAAAACCCTGTTTTGCCGAGATCTTCCAGGAAGAGCCGTTTCTGCCACCTCGCAACCCTCCTATCCGCTTTCGTAAGAGCATACCAGCGCCCTGGGTACGGATGGTGCTGCATGAAGGTAAAAACAGACAGGTCCGGAAAATGACTGCCGCTGCTGGTTTTCCTACGTTGAGGCTTGTCCGTTATAGGATGGAGGATATCACCATAGAAGGGATGCAGCCCGGTGATATGAAACAGCTGAGCCGGGATACCGTCTATAAAAAACTCCGGCTTAAATCGTCCTGA
- a CDS encoding Crp/Fnr family transcriptional regulator: protein MGSTIQNPTCQNCKDRFSSVFCKADQCNLEQIDAAKVCSVYKKGQVIFHEGAYPFGVYCINDGKIKLSHSGDDGREQIIRLVKAGDIMGYKALLSSERYTATATALEDSSICFIPKDLFMSILQKDASLSFEMMRILSSELRKAELKITHLAQKPVRERLAETILFIKETYGLEEDGATLNVRLSREEIANLVGTATESAIRLLSEFKKDGMIELDGKKIRLLDIPQIIKTANLQD from the coding sequence ATGGGTAGTACAATTCAAAATCCTACGTGTCAAAACTGTAAGGATCGTTTTTCGTCCGTTTTCTGCAAGGCAGATCAGTGCAATCTCGAACAGATTGACGCGGCCAAAGTATGCTCTGTATACAAGAAAGGTCAGGTGATCTTTCATGAAGGCGCTTACCCTTTTGGCGTATACTGCATCAACGACGGAAAAATAAAGCTGTCCCACAGTGGCGACGATGGCCGCGAACAGATTATTCGCCTGGTTAAAGCCGGCGACATCATGGGCTATAAAGCGTTGCTCAGCAGCGAACGTTATACTGCCACCGCTACTGCCCTGGAAGATTCTTCCATCTGCTTCATCCCGAAAGACCTCTTTATGAGCATCCTCCAGAAAGATGCCTCCCTGTCTTTCGAAATGATGCGCATTCTCTCCAGCGAGCTGCGCAAAGCAGAACTCAAAATCACCCATCTCGCCCAGAAACCTGTTAGAGAACGTCTCGCTGAAACAATCCTCTTTATCAAAGAAACCTACGGCCTGGAAGAAGATGGCGCCACCCTCAACGTACGCCTCTCCCGCGAAGAAATCGCCAACCTCGTAGGCACCGCCACCGAATCTGCCATCCGCCTGCTTTCTGAATTCAAGAAAGACGGCATGATAGAACTCGACGGCAAAAAAATACGCCTCCTCGATATCCCGCAGATCATTAAAACAGCCAATCTGCAGGACTAG